Part of the Bacillota bacterium genome is shown below.
AGACCCACAAAAAGTCAATTAGAAGAGTTTGCGAGAATACTGTTTCAGATACATAATGTTCCTCTTTGCAATTTGAAAGTAACAGCTGATATGGACACTGATATTATCGATCTGCTTGCCACTAACTTTTTCCCTGGAATTGAACGCCATCCAGATATCTATGCAATTCTCCAGAACCTTAAAGGGCAGTATCCTTGCAGAGAAAGGAGGCTCGTTCATGGCGATTTCAATATGGGTAATGTCTTAATTAGCAACGGAGAAATTACAGTAATCGACTGGACCGATGTCCATATAGGCGATATTCGCTATGATTTGGCTTGGGCCTGCGTATCCCTGTGGATATATTTAGGGGAGAAGGAATACAACTGGTTTAAAAATGTGTACCTCGCGTGTAACGAACTGACAGTTGATGAGTTAAATGTTTTTGAGAGCATTGCAGCATTAAAGTGGATACTGCTAAATAGGCTGGTCTCGTTTCCAGACGGGACACGCATAAGTGAGGAGCTAAGAGCGTTTATAGAGAAACGGCTCCCTTTAGAAATTTATCGGTTGTTAGACTAATAATAGGTTGCTAACTGAATTAAAGAAGACCTGAAGGCGCGCACCTTCAGGTCTTTTTCTTATCCTCCGCTAAGCTCTTGTTACCGGATGGCGGAGCACAGTCTTCATCTTCTCCGGCTTGGCTTTCCTGGGGTCAGAGAGATAGATTTCATGGTGTTTGCCGCCGTCGCTGCCGACCCGGTCCCGCAGCCCTTCTTGCTCCATGAACTCTGCCAGTTTTTCCATTGTTTTCGGCTCATCGGCAAAGGGCCCGACATGCATTATTTGGGCGCACAGGCCCTCCTGGAAAGCTTCAAACCGAGCCATATCCACCGACAAATCCGGCTTCTTTTTCCGCACTTCCCCGCAGGCCCACTGGAAAACTTCATCAGTGACAAACTCAGGCTGGCGAATCATCACCGTCCACCGCCAATTATCCCGCTTTGTCAGGCAAAACTGGCCATCACTAACTGACCACAAACCCTCCAGGGGCGAGACCACATACTCAAAGAATCCCTCCGGCGGTACTCCCTTCTTGTTGCTCATCTTGATGGTGTAAGAAAGGGCATAGAGCAGGCCCACAGCATGCTCAAATTCCGGGTTATCATTGGGGTCACCGCTCCCATCAACCATAATAAAGTTCATCTCCGGCACTTCAATTAACGCAGGCTTACCCTTGGGCATATACAGTTCCTTGTATTCTTTCTTAAAGTCAAAGGCCATAATGCTTACCTCCTAGATAAGAATACAATCAGCTTATCACAGCAAAGCTGACAACAGCATGTCATATACGCAAGGGACTTAAAATCCCTCGGGTCTCGTTCAACCTACTCGATCGTGGCCTCCTGCCAGGGAACGGGGATGCCCACTTCGCTCATCAGTCGATTCAAATAGCCCACATGATGCTGGATATGCCTGACTTGACAGAGGACAATGTCCATATTAGTAACCTTATTAATAAACCAGCAGGGCTCCGTCAACTTACCCCCAACTGCGGCGAAAAAAGAATCCGCCCTCTCCCTCACCTCTTCGGCAAACAGGAGCACTTCTTCCTTAGATAAACATTCAGCGGGGACAGTCTTTAGCTCAGCAATTTCTTCCCCCAGCGGCGGCTCCTGAAAGGGCGAGCCCACCGGCCGAAACCAGACCCAGGACCCGGCCAAGGTATGGTAGACAATCTGCCAAAGGGGTGGCCCCTGGCTTTTGTCATCCCAGAGGTCATCGGGGCAAAGCTCAACTATCCTTGTAAGCATTTCTAAACTGGGTACATAGTGACGATTCTGGATTAGTCGAATCACATCCATGTAGTTGCTCCTCTCCATTTATATCAGGCTCAATTGACTCAATATAACGACCGCCGTACATAATCCGGATAACAGTAACCGTTTTCTGACTCTCCACAAGCAGATAAAAACCAAAAAGTTATCGACCTCAGAACACGAAACCCTTGCTTTACCAGGGCTCCTTTTCATAGAGATAATACCGAAACGGCAGATAACTCAGTTTAGCAACACCATCCATGATGCGCCTCGCTTGTCTTATTACAATTTCAGCACTACATATTAGACGGTTCTTTGGCCCTGACTATCTCGGCTATCTGCTGATAGTTATCTTCGCTGCAAAAGAGGGCAACCCTTTCGGTAAGACCACCCCGGATTATGATAACTCTTTTCCTGGGTTTATACTTAACCTTGCGGACATTGTTCCACTTCAGGAATGTGGACTGGCGTGACCCCGCCAACAATCCCGCCCCGGCGGCGGCGGGCTGGCGAGCCAGTAAACCAAGAATTACCGTCACCCAATTGACAAACCTGTTCCTCTTAGCTTGACGGGGCCGGGCATAGCAGTGGATTCCTTTACTATCCAAGACATACCCAACATCGTACACTCCCCCGTACACAGCCATAATTAAAAGAAACGTAAGCAGGAATAACGCAGCAATCATGGTCAGTCCATACCAGGCACCTACTGCTGCCAGAACAATGCATAACACCCCGAAGGGAATACCAATGGCAATGGCCAATTGCAGCATTATAGTGGAGTTACGAAAAATAGGCACCAGTGCCGCCCAAGAAAAACTGTATTTCTCTTGGGACATGTAACCACCCCCGAACCAAGAAAATGCGCTGGAGATTGAACTGGCCCCAACCTCCGCTTATGATTCTGGGTAATAATTCGCCTTTCACCCATCATTTACCTGATATTAGAACAGGCTACCCCGGTTGGAGCAGCCTATGATTTGAATTTCAAGAGGTGTAATCCACCTTCATTTAGATATGCTTTTGGGAAATCCGCCACATTACTTTATAAAACCGTTCAGGGTCTTCAAAGAGCAAGCAATGGGCAACATCATCAAATTCTAGCAGTTCTTTGTGGGGAGCGTCTAAAGATGTATAAAACTCTTTCACAAGCTCATTGGGGGTATTGTAATCATGTTTGCCCATTAAGAAATAAACAGGAACCTTTACAGCCTTAATCTGCTCCAGCAAGTTAACCGTCAATACTTCAGGCCACATAGCTTTTACGGAAAATTGATTGCCTTCATTCATTCGCTCCTCATCTTCCTCAGTATACTCCGGCCTGTTGCGGGTAATCTGAGCAAGTTTATTGAAGAACCCTTTCTCTTTTATGACTCCCCCAAATTCATTGAGCCATTTCCTCTGTGTAAACAGCCCATTAAACATATCTTTATATGGTGGCGGACCAATTTCAGTAAGTTCCAGTATTGCCTCCTGGACATTATTAGCCTTGGCATGGTCCAGGGTAAACTGATAGCTCAGCAGCTCTCCCCGCTGAAAGTCCACACTTTGCCCTATACCGATATAGGCATAGAACAGTTCTGGAAATTTCTCAATTAATGAAGTGCCAATTACCGTCCCCCAAGAATGGCCAACCAGAAAAATCTTTTGCTTGTTTAACCGGTCCAGTAAATACTTGGTCAGTTCATTGGCATCCTCTATAAATTGATTTATGTTCATGGACTCTACGGGAATTGTTTCTTGATAAGATAAACCTGAACCCCGTTGATCCCAATTGACAACAACAAAATCTTTCTCTAATTGAGCTTGGAAATGAGGTGCCCAACCAATTTGAGCATTCCCTGGCCCGCCATGAAGAAATAGGAGTACAGGTTTATCAATATCCTCCCCCCGGATTAAAATCCACTGCTCTAATTCCCCTAACTTTACACTTTCCAAAACACTAATACTGGATTTTCCGCTAATTGATGGTGTATACCTCTCCACAATCCACTCTCCTCTTTTTCAATAACTCAAGGGAAGTCAACATCTTTCCCGGACAATTAGTTTATTCTTAATGACTTTAACAACAGTCTGGCTTACGGATATTAGTTCGCCTTTCACCCAACAAATACCTTCGATCACCAGTTAATCTGTGCATCGATAGACCGGCTGTCCCACAGTGATACTGATTGAGATTGAGATTGAATTCAGTCTTGCATGGTATCATCGGCACATCTTGACGTTCTCCATGGCGCACTGTCTGAAATGCCAGCCATTTAATCTTCTGAGACAATGGGACAATAATTTGAGTTTATTCTAGT
Proteins encoded:
- a CDS encoding transcriptional regulator, with translation MMAFDFKKEYKELYMPKGKPALIEVPEMNFIMVDGSGDPNDNPEFEHAVGLLYALSYTIKMSNKKGVPPEGFFEYVVSPLEGLWSVSDGQFCLTKRDNWRWTVMIRQPEFVTDEVFQWACGEVRKKKPDLSVDMARFEAFQEGLCAQIMHVGPFADEPKTMEKLAEFMEQEGLRDRVGSDGGKHHEIYLSDPRKAKPEKMKTVLRHPVTRA
- a CDS encoding aminoglycoside phosphotransferase family protein, which encodes MACAGDAGGGNVLNIVWHEQENSFCHWLNNPSAITTEAVTSGYEANTLILQLNSIPMYVLKIWKEEFRVEAKHQYEFLESALAAGLPVPKPVGWGKTNQGLEVLATKFSGYPTDRPTKSQLEEFARILFQIHNVPLCNLKVTADMDTDIIDLLATNFFPGIERHPDIYAILQNLKGQYPCRERRLVHGDFNMGNVLISNGEITVIDWTDVHIGDIRYDLAWACVSLWIYLGEKEYNWFKNVYLACNELTVDELNVFESIAALKWILLNRLVSFPDGTRISEELRAFIEKRLPLEIYRLLD
- a CDS encoding DinB family protein → MERSNYMDVIRLIQNRHYVPSLEMLTRIVELCPDDLWDDKSQGPPLWQIVYHTLAGSWVWFRPVGSPFQEPPLGEEIAELKTVPAECLSKEEVLLFAEEVRERADSFFAAVGGKLTEPCWFINKVTNMDIVLCQVRHIQHHVGYLNRLMSEVGIPVPWQEATIE
- a CDS encoding alpha/beta hydrolase — protein: MVERYTPSISGKSSISVLESVKLGELEQWILIRGEDIDKPVLLFLHGGPGNAQIGWAPHFQAQLEKDFVVVNWDQRGSGLSYQETIPVESMNINQFIEDANELTKYLLDRLNKQKIFLVGHSWGTVIGTSLIEKFPELFYAYIGIGQSVDFQRGELLSYQFTLDHAKANNVQEAILELTEIGPPPYKDMFNGLFTQRKWLNEFGGVIKEKGFFNKLAQITRNRPEYTEEDEERMNEGNQFSVKAMWPEVLTVNLLEQIKAVKVPVYFLMGKHDYNTPNELVKEFYTSLDAPHKELLEFDDVAHCLLFEDPERFYKVMWRISQKHI